One genomic segment of Paenibacillus durus includes these proteins:
- a CDS encoding GntR family transcriptional regulator codes for MIEKSEKVLLKDTAYDKIKEKMIRGDEEYTSENNLVQELSMSRTPIREALNRLQYEGFLKILPNRGIVFTELSAEERNELIDMRIAIETYSLKQAADRITDNDIKELTRIIGMQEEAYRAGDFADLVEKDALFHHYLLEIVGNSQFIKMYRQARERQFTVRAGKWLKNQPDVLQTFIEEHRTILNAIIQKDIPAAVQHLVEHLEKGKL; via the coding sequence TTGATAGAGAAAAGTGAAAAAGTTCTTTTAAAAGATACCGCATACGACAAGATCAAAGAAAAAATGATCCGGGGGGATGAGGAATATACCTCGGAAAATAATCTGGTTCAGGAGTTAAGCATGAGCCGAACCCCGATCCGCGAAGCATTAAACCGTCTTCAATACGAAGGGTTCCTGAAAATATTGCCCAATCGGGGCATCGTCTTCACGGAATTGTCCGCCGAGGAACGCAACGAGCTGATCGATATGAGGATCGCCATTGAGACGTATTCGCTGAAGCAAGCCGCTGATCGTATTACTGACAACGACATTAAGGAGCTTACCCGCATCATCGGCATGCAGGAAGAAGCTTACCGCGCCGGAGATTTTGCCGACCTGGTTGAGAAAGACGCGTTGTTCCATCATTACTTGCTGGAAATCGTCGGGAACTCGCAATTCATCAAGATGTACCGCCAGGCGAGGGAACGGCAGTTCACGGTACGGGCCGGAAAATGGCTCAAAAATCAGCCGGATGTGCTGCAGACCTTTATTGAAGAACACAGAACCATATTGAACGCGATTATCCAAAAGGATATCCCCGCTGCGGTTCAACATTTGGTGGAGCATTTGGAAAAAGGAAAGCTGTAA
- a CDS encoding ethanolamine ammonia-lyase subunit EutB gives MIKSMNMLGQTYHFNSLKEILAKANEEKSGDQLAGIGAADARERIAAKFVLADLTLSEIRSDPLLPPEEDEVSRVIEETIDETVYNGIRNWSIAELREYILSHKAGPDDLKRIGSGMTSEMIAAVAKVMSNLDLITAAFKIRTVTRCNTEIGQRGVLATRAQPNHPSDSIPGILAATYEALSYGVGDAVIGINPVIDSAESVRAILSATKEVMDRWSIPTQNCVLAHVTTQMRAIEQGAPMDLLFQSLAGTEQGNKGFGVDIRLLDEADGLMRLKGASQGPNYWYFETGQGSELSSYAHFGIDQVTLEARCYGLARKYKPFLVNTVVGFIGPEYLYDSKQVIRAGLEDHFMGKMHGLPMGVDVCYTNHMMAEQNDMENLGVLLTSAGVNFLIGVAMADDCMLNYQSLSFHDLAALRETFGLRPAPAFEEWLVKMGIMADGKLTDAAGDPTLFMG, from the coding sequence ATGATCAAGAGCATGAACATGCTCGGGCAGACCTACCATTTTAACAGTCTCAAAGAAATTCTGGCCAAAGCGAATGAGGAGAAGTCAGGCGACCAGTTGGCCGGAATTGGAGCAGCGGATGCCCGCGAACGGATCGCCGCCAAGTTTGTGCTGGCCGACCTGACGCTGAGTGAAATCAGAAGTGATCCGCTGCTGCCGCCCGAAGAAGATGAAGTATCGCGGGTGATTGAAGAAACGATCGACGAGACGGTGTATAACGGGATTCGGAACTGGAGCATCGCCGAGCTTCGCGAGTATATCTTGTCCCATAAGGCCGGGCCGGATGATCTGAAGCGAATCGGTTCCGGCATGACCAGTGAAATGATTGCCGCCGTCGCCAAAGTGATGTCCAATCTCGATTTGATTACAGCAGCTTTCAAAATCCGCACGGTTACCCGGTGCAACACCGAAATCGGGCAGCGGGGCGTGCTGGCCACAAGGGCGCAGCCGAATCATCCCTCGGACAGCATTCCCGGTATTTTGGCGGCTACGTACGAAGCGCTCAGCTACGGCGTCGGAGACGCGGTCATCGGGATCAACCCGGTGATTGATTCGGCGGAGAGCGTCCGGGCGATTTTGTCGGCAACCAAAGAAGTGATGGACAGGTGGAGCATCCCGACCCAGAATTGTGTCCTTGCGCATGTAACGACCCAAATGAGAGCGATCGAGCAAGGGGCTCCGATGGATTTGCTGTTCCAAAGCTTGGCCGGAACGGAGCAGGGCAATAAAGGCTTCGGCGTGGATATCCGGCTGCTGGACGAAGCGGATGGGCTGATGCGGTTGAAGGGCGCTTCGCAGGGGCCGAATTACTGGTATTTTGAAACTGGGCAGGGCTCGGAGCTGTCCTCCTACGCTCATTTCGGGATTGACCAAGTGACGCTCGAAGCGAGATGCTACGGGCTGGCCCGAAAATACAAGCCGTTTCTCGTCAACACGGTCGTCGGCTTTATCGGACCGGAATACCTGTACGACAGCAAGCAGGTCATTCGTGCCGGATTGGAAGACCATTTTATGGGCAAAATGCATGGGCTTCCGATGGGCGTGGATGTATGCTATACGAACCACATGATGGCGGAGCAGAACGATATGGAGAACCTTGGCGTGCTGCTGACATCGGCGGGTGTTAACTTTCTCATCGGCGTGGCGATGGCGGACGATTGTATGCTCAATTACCAGTCCCTCAGCTTTCACGATCTCGCCGCGCTGCGGGAAACCTTTGGTTTGCGGCCGGCACCGGCGTTTGAGGAATGGCTGGTCAAGATGGGGATTATGGCCGATGGCAAGCTGACGGATGCGGCCGGTGATCCGACCCTTTTCATGGGATAA
- a CDS encoding HpcH/HpaI aldolase family protein — MNKLSNLLHNQQSAYGMIVTLKDPAVVEMLGHAGYDFAIIDMEHTTMDFGLVEHMIRAAECVQVSSVVRTPQNDYGAMLRVLEAGADAIMVPHLTTREQAERIVGTAKYRPIGSRGLDGSSRAAQYGTTPFQQHIERQNERVTVIGMIEDESALTNLDDIVSVPGLDLLFIGPADLASSLGYQEQFDHPIVMKAIEEIIRTASEVGLGVGIPAFTAEEVDKYSKWGANFFTVPPIDTLLFSRAMTAHLSGVKHNERLSMM; from the coding sequence ATGAACAAATTGAGCAATCTGCTGCATAATCAACAGTCCGCTTACGGGATGATCGTAACGCTGAAGGACCCTGCCGTCGTGGAGATGCTGGGACATGCCGGGTATGATTTTGCCATTATTGATATGGAGCATACGACGATGGACTTCGGGCTGGTGGAGCATATGATCCGGGCAGCGGAATGCGTGCAGGTGTCCTCAGTGGTCCGTACCCCCCAGAATGACTATGGCGCCATGCTGCGTGTGCTCGAAGCGGGAGCCGACGCCATCATGGTTCCTCATCTCACCACGCGGGAACAAGCCGAGCGAATCGTCGGCACCGCCAAATACCGTCCGATCGGCTCCCGGGGACTCGACGGCTCCTCAAGAGCCGCGCAGTATGGCACGACTCCTTTCCAGCAGCATATAGAGCGGCAAAATGAACGGGTCACCGTGATCGGCATGATTGAAGATGAATCGGCTTTAACCAATCTGGACGATATTGTCAGTGTCCCCGGACTGGATTTGCTCTTTATCGGTCCCGCAGATTTGGCTTCCTCGCTTGGATACCAAGAGCAATTCGATCATCCCATCGTCATGAAGGCCATCGAAGAGATTATCAGAACGGCGAGCGAGGTCGGGCTTGGCGTCGGCATTCCGGCTTTTACGGCAGAGGAGGTGGACAAGTATTCCAAATGGGGAGCCAATTTTTTCACAGTTCCTCCTATTGATACGCTCCTCTTCAGCCGGGCAATGACCGCCCATCTAAGCGGCGTGAAGCACAATGAAAGGTTATCCATGATGTAG
- a CDS encoding ethanolamine ammonia-lyase reactivating factor EutA: MDELSFTSVGIDIGTSTTKLIVSRLRLGRVSGAFHLPRYEIVERELQYASPIYSTPLLSQDEIDMDEVARILRNEYDHIGLSLSEVKSGAVIITGETATKTNARRVVHYLAERSGDFVVAAAGADLEGLLAGKGSGAEQRSRDFPGVVANIDIGGGTANVAYFRQGRAIGTITFHVGGRLIRLDEQGNVHSVSPHMLKWLQERRIPLAAGRKTTPEQLRAIASAMCSGMLAYLAKEAVDPSFRHLIAGSPPAGPLPEIDELMISGGISTLMENREVPESMAAIARYGDIGPLLASSLRQQEDRWPFRIVTSAQTVRATVIGAGMQSVEISGSTVHIDPAVLPLRNLPVLHLEYTGGRPEDWTREADDAMLEAARYALPEAEAPCAIALSGAVIHSYSTLQTVAGALLDTFTRHFPDAKIMTVVCEHDMAKALGQALSIRCGKRLNIVSIDQIRVERGDYIDIGEPLPGFLVPVVIKTLAFS, translated from the coding sequence ATGGATGAGCTGTCGTTTACAAGTGTCGGCATCGACATTGGAACCAGCACGACGAAACTGATTGTCAGCAGGCTTCGGCTCGGGCGGGTGTCGGGGGCCTTCCATTTGCCCCGCTATGAAATTGTAGAACGGGAACTGCAGTATGCCAGCCCGATTTACTCCACGCCGCTGCTGTCCCAGGATGAAATCGATATGGATGAAGTTGCCCGGATTTTGCGGAATGAATACGATCATATCGGTTTGAGCCTGTCCGAGGTCAAATCGGGGGCCGTCATTATCACCGGGGAAACGGCAACCAAGACGAATGCCCGGCGGGTCGTGCATTACCTGGCGGAGCGTTCCGGGGATTTCGTCGTAGCTGCCGCCGGAGCGGATCTGGAAGGCCTGCTCGCCGGTAAAGGTTCCGGCGCCGAACAACGGTCCAGGGACTTTCCGGGAGTTGTGGCGAATATCGATATTGGGGGCGGTACAGCGAATGTCGCTTATTTTCGGCAGGGGAGAGCGATCGGCACTATCACCTTCCATGTCGGGGGGCGGTTGATCAGACTGGATGAGCAGGGTAATGTTCATTCGGTTTCTCCGCATATGCTGAAATGGCTGCAAGAACGCCGGATTCCGCTTGCGGCAGGCAGGAAGACGACTCCAGAGCAGCTCAGAGCGATTGCTTCTGCGATGTGCAGCGGAATGTTGGCTTATTTGGCCAAGGAAGCGGTTGATCCTTCTTTTCGGCATCTGATCGCCGGGTCGCCGCCCGCCGGACCTTTGCCGGAGATTGACGAGCTCATGATTTCCGGCGGGATCAGCACCTTAATGGAGAATCGGGAAGTCCCGGAATCCATGGCCGCCATTGCCAGGTACGGAGACATTGGCCCGCTTCTGGCCAGCTCGCTGCGGCAGCAAGAAGACCGGTGGCCGTTCCGGATCGTCACCTCCGCTCAAACCGTACGGGCGACCGTCATCGGCGCAGGTATGCAAAGCGTCGAAATCAGCGGCTCCACCGTACATATCGATCCGGCGGTGCTGCCGCTCCGAAATCTCCCGGTCCTCCATCTGGAGTACACGGGGGGAAGGCCCGAGGACTGGACCCGGGAGGCCGATGATGCGATGCTTGAGGCCGCAAGGTATGCTCTGCCGGAAGCCGAAGCTCCTTGCGCCATCGCTTTAAGCGGAGCCGTTATCCATTCGTACTCTACACTGCAGACGGTGGCCGGGGCGCTGCTTGATACATTCACCAGACATTTTCCCGATGCGAAAATAATGACGGTTGTCTGCGAGCATGACATGGCCAAGGCGCTGGGTCAGGCTTTATCGATCCGCTGCGGGAAGCGCCTGAACATCGTCAGTATCGATCAAATTCGGGTGGAGCGCGGCGACTACATCGATATCGGGGAACCGCTGCCCGGCTTTCTCGTTCCTGTTGTGATCAAGACACTGGCCTTTTCATAA
- a CDS encoding flavocytochrome c has protein sequence MKKKVLPALTLVLSLLLVIAGCGGGNAGNNTGNKEAAGATAGPTAGATAEATSGASTVEYTPIDQLKDKYDIIIVGAGGAGMSAALEAKANGKNPVIFEKMPVAGGNTTKSSSGMNASQTKFQKEQGIQDSNDLFYEETLKGGHGTNDKEMLRFFVDNSASAIDWLDSIGIRLNNLTITGGMNEKRTHRPEDGSAIGGYLVKGLVKNVREQGIPLFVNADVKELTQANGKVNGVKVLFNQADEKTITADAVIVTTGGFGANKEMIEEVRPDLKGYVTTNQVGSTGDGIKMILNVGGTTVDMDQIQVHPTVQQEKSYLIGEAVRGEGSILVAQDGKRFVNELDTRDNVTAAINALTEKSAYLVFDSGVKSRAKAIQQYEKMGFVKTADTIEALAKEIGVPADQLKATLDTWNSSVKNKKDAEFGRTTGMDNDLSAAPYYAIKIGPGVHYTMGGVKINTNTEVLNKEGKPIPGLFAAGEVTGGLHGQNRIGGNSVAEIIIFGRQAGIKAAEFVKGK, from the coding sequence ATGAAAAAGAAAGTATTACCGGCTCTTACTCTCGTTCTCTCGCTCCTGCTCGTTATCGCGGGATGCGGCGGCGGGAATGCGGGCAACAACACGGGGAACAAAGAAGCGGCTGGAGCAACTGCGGGACCGACAGCGGGAGCAACTGCGGAAGCCACTTCGGGAGCGTCTACAGTTGAGTACACGCCGATCGATCAACTGAAAGATAAATACGATATCATCATTGTCGGCGCAGGCGGTGCCGGTATGTCTGCCGCACTTGAGGCCAAAGCAAATGGCAAAAACCCGGTAATTTTTGAAAAAATGCCGGTTGCCGGCGGGAATACAACCAAATCCTCTTCGGGGATGAACGCTTCGCAGACGAAATTCCAAAAAGAGCAAGGCATTCAAGACAGCAATGATTTATTTTATGAAGAGACATTAAAAGGCGGCCATGGCACCAACGACAAAGAGATGCTTCGTTTCTTCGTTGACAATTCCGCAAGTGCGATCGATTGGCTGGACTCCATCGGCATCAGATTGAACAATCTCACGATTACCGGCGGAATGAACGAAAAGCGCACACACCGTCCTGAAGACGGCTCCGCGATCGGAGGTTACCTGGTCAAAGGATTGGTGAAGAATGTAAGAGAACAAGGCATTCCGCTTTTTGTTAACGCCGACGTGAAGGAGCTTACGCAAGCAAACGGCAAAGTTAACGGCGTGAAGGTCCTCTTCAACCAAGCCGACGAAAAAACCATTACTGCCGATGCTGTCATTGTGACGACAGGCGGATTCGGGGCCAACAAGGAAATGATTGAAGAAGTTAGACCGGATCTCAAAGGTTATGTGACCACGAACCAAGTAGGCAGCACCGGCGACGGCATTAAGATGATTCTTAACGTTGGCGGCACAACCGTGGATATGGATCAAATCCAGGTTCACCCGACCGTGCAGCAGGAAAAATCCTATCTCATCGGGGAAGCGGTTCGCGGCGAAGGGTCCATCCTCGTTGCCCAAGACGGCAAACGTTTCGTTAACGAGCTGGACACCCGTGACAATGTTACGGCAGCCATCAATGCCCTTACCGAAAAATCCGCTTATCTGGTATTTGATTCCGGCGTGAAATCCCGCGCTAAAGCGATTCAGCAGTATGAAAAAATGGGCTTTGTGAAAACAGCCGATACCATCGAGGCTCTGGCCAAAGAAATCGGCGTTCCGGCGGATCAACTGAAAGCGACACTGGATACATGGAACAGCAGTGTGAAAAATAAAAAGGATGCCGAATTCGGCAGAACTACAGGAATGGACAACGATCTGTCCGCAGCGCCATACTACGCGATTAAGATCGGCCCTGGCGTTCACTACACCATGGGCGGCGTGAAGATCAACACGAACACCGAAGTGCTCAATAAAGAAGGCAAACCGATTCCGGGCCTTTTTGCAGCAGGCGAAGTCACCGGCGGCCTGCACGGCCAAAACCGGATCGGCGGTAACTCCGTAGCCGAAATCATTATTTTCGGCCGCCAAGCGGGGATTAAAGCGGCTGAGTTCGTAAAAGGGAAATAA
- a CDS encoding MtnX-like HAD-IB family phosphatase → MKPFAFLSDFDGTLSQRDFYHLMIDRFFPEWGHQFYQDWKKTKKIDVEFLNHIFGKLNLTEEQLLDEIRKIPLTPGAIDFVHEVQARGGDFYIVSAGTSWYIERLMQALEIPNVTVISMPAVHENGALRIVPDTANPFFSKVFGLDKRKVLEDIRGRYRTVLFAGDSEPDLEAAKAADIAFARGELRDLLTRDGVSCVPVEDYHAISGYLNENGWPT, encoded by the coding sequence ATGAAACCATTTGCTTTTCTCTCCGACTTTGACGGCACGCTTTCGCAGCGCGATTTTTACCACTTGATGATTGACCGTTTTTTCCCGGAATGGGGACATCAATTTTACCAGGACTGGAAGAAAACAAAGAAGATTGATGTGGAGTTCCTTAACCATATTTTCGGCAAGCTTAATCTTACGGAAGAGCAGCTGCTCGACGAGATCCGCAAAATCCCGCTCACTCCGGGGGCGATTGATTTTGTTCATGAGGTTCAGGCGCGCGGTGGAGACTTTTATATCGTAAGTGCGGGTACGTCATGGTATATCGAACGGCTTATGCAGGCGCTGGAAATCCCGAATGTAACGGTCATTTCTATGCCGGCCGTACACGAGAACGGCGCGCTGCGGATTGTTCCAGACACCGCAAACCCTTTTTTCTCGAAGGTTTTCGGGCTGGATAAACGTAAGGTGCTTGAGGATATCCGGGGACGCTACCGGACGGTTCTATTTGCCGGGGACAGCGAGCCGGACCTGGAAGCGGCCAAAGCGGCCGACATCGCCTTCGCCCGTGGCGAACTCCGCGATCTGCTGACGCGGGACGGAGTCAGTTGTGTGCCGGTTGAAGATTATCATGCCATTTCCGGCTATCTGAATGAGAACGGGTGGCCGACATGA
- a CDS encoding iron-containing alcohol dehydrogenase family protein → MKRQAHEVAIPALLEVGDQVLSHFGELLGKAGFSRIVLCFGEGIRPLCEPQIVQSLIEQPQIEVLDNRDVLDNSLESIASIAFTLPARTEAIVGIGGGKGLDIAKYIAFLNGLPFISVPTSVAHDGFASSGCSLYVGGRRTSVPARMPYGILVDLGLVRNSPVQFLYSGLGDILSKIPAIFDWRFEESLGATRVNDFAVMMAKKSVNSIVRMPYTDIREFFFIKEIVDSLTLSGIAMEIAGSSAPASGSEHLISHALDQIVERPQLHGIQVGVASYLMCLVQEHRVERVRKFLGETGFFDFVATLGMKREDFARAIDLAPSIKPSRRTYLHLPEMREKALQMLRSDETLGRILS, encoded by the coding sequence ATGAAGCGGCAGGCCCACGAAGTAGCAATCCCTGCGCTTCTGGAGGTTGGCGACCAGGTACTTTCCCATTTTGGGGAACTGCTTGGCAAGGCCGGGTTCTCGCGCATTGTGCTCTGCTTTGGCGAAGGCATTCGCCCTTTATGCGAGCCGCAAATTGTGCAATCGTTGATCGAGCAACCGCAGATTGAAGTTCTGGACAACCGGGATGTTCTGGACAACAGCCTCGAATCTATTGCCAGTATTGCCTTTACGCTTCCTGCCCGTACAGAAGCCATTGTCGGTATCGGGGGAGGAAAGGGGCTGGATATTGCGAAATATATCGCGTTTTTAAACGGTCTGCCGTTTATCAGCGTACCGACTTCGGTCGCCCACGACGGCTTTGCCAGCTCCGGCTGTTCCCTTTATGTGGGGGGCCGCCGCACGTCGGTTCCCGCCCGGATGCCTTACGGCATTTTGGTCGATCTTGGACTTGTCCGGAATTCGCCGGTTCAGTTCCTTTACAGCGGACTGGGCGATATCCTCTCTAAAATCCCGGCGATTTTCGACTGGCGGTTTGAGGAATCGCTTGGCGCTACCCGTGTGAACGACTTCGCGGTGATGATGGCCAAAAAATCGGTGAACAGCATTGTGCGCATGCCCTATACCGATATTCGCGAGTTCTTTTTTATTAAAGAGATTGTGGATTCCCTTACGCTTTCCGGGATTGCCATGGAGATTGCCGGCAGCAGCGCCCCCGCAAGCGGCAGCGAGCACCTGATTTCTCATGCCCTGGACCAGATTGTAGAGCGGCCGCAGCTTCACGGGATTCAGGTCGGAGTGGCCTCTTACCTGATGTGTCTCGTGCAGGAGCATCGGGTGGAGCGGGTTCGTAAATTCCTCGGTGAAACCGGATTCTTCGATTTCGTCGCGACGCTCGGGATGAAGCGCGAGGATTTTGCACGGGCGATCGACCTGGCCCCATCCATTAAGCCGTCCCGCCGGACGTATCTGCATCTGCCGGAGATGCGCGAGAAGGCGCTGCAAATGCTTCGCAGTGATGAGACGCTGGGGCGGATTTTGAGTTGA
- a CDS encoding carbon-nitrogen hydrolase family protein, with the protein MKFRVVMAQLESTSDKHVNYEKAVSAVRDAVRDYSAQMVVFPEIFMSFFPAHTPKPVIVDDAETLDGPFVTGMRKLAAEYGTWLIFGMKELVDEREADRVYNTVVIVDSGGSIAGSYRKTHLYDAFGLKESDTIMPGDRLFEPIQTPFGKLGLFVCYELRFPEIARYQAARGAEIIIVPSGWVRGPMKEQHWSHLITVRALENTVFMVACNQVSDFYSGQSLVADPMGVLMAAGPETEALMPCEIDLSRIGSVRSKLPSYEQRRPELYTSLI; encoded by the coding sequence ATGAAATTTCGTGTAGTCATGGCGCAGTTGGAATCGACTTCGGATAAGCACGTGAACTATGAAAAAGCGGTATCGGCAGTCCGGGACGCCGTTCGTGACTACTCGGCCCAGATGGTTGTTTTCCCCGAAATCTTTATGAGCTTCTTCCCCGCACATACTCCAAAGCCTGTCATCGTGGATGACGCCGAGACATTGGATGGTCCTTTCGTCACCGGCATGAGGAAGCTGGCGGCTGAGTACGGCACATGGCTGATATTCGGAATGAAGGAATTGGTGGATGAGCGCGAGGCGGACCGGGTGTACAACACGGTAGTCATTGTTGATAGCGGCGGCTCGATCGCCGGATCATACCGAAAGACCCATCTGTATGACGCGTTCGGGCTGAAGGAATCCGACACGATTATGCCCGGCGACCGTCTCTTCGAGCCGATTCAGACCCCTTTCGGCAAGCTCGGATTGTTCGTCTGTTACGAGCTGCGCTTTCCCGAGATCGCCCGCTATCAGGCGGCCCGGGGGGCGGAAATCATTATTGTCCCTTCCGGCTGGGTTCGCGGGCCGATGAAGGAGCAGCATTGGAGCCATTTGATCACGGTTCGGGCATTGGAAAATACGGTGTTCATGGTTGCCTGCAACCAGGTGAGCGATTTCTACAGCGGACAAAGCCTTGTCGCCGATCCGATGGGCGTCCTGATGGCCGCCGGTCCGGAGACGGAGGCGCTGATGCCTTGCGAAATCGACCTGTCCCGAATCGGAAGCGTACGTTCCAAGCTGCCATCGTATGAACAGCGAAGACCTGAGCTGTATACATCCCTGATTTGA
- a CDS encoding acetamidase/formamidase family protein, with amino-acid sequence MHVVERDQFVFSFSGNHAPVLTVQSGDRVVLRTNDCFSGQIRGDQDLVTSIDYGKINPATGPIFVEGALPGDVLKAEIIRISLDGQGVITTLPDIGTLIHHSEIRSKLVQIREGRRVQFSGRIEFECAPMVGVIGVAPSEGEVACGHPGRHGGNLDSSCIAEGSSVYLPVFVPGALFGLGDLHASMGDGEICGTGVEIAGEVEVRLTVLKGAQLAAPVVETKDSWHSIASDHDVLAAIRQASEDMQNMIVQRWELTPTDAYLLMGAVGDVQMSQCCKPCPVETVVRVRMPKLEGMPGLAE; translated from the coding sequence ATGCATGTGGTGGAGCGTGACCAATTCGTATTCAGTTTCTCAGGCAATCACGCGCCGGTATTGACCGTGCAGAGCGGAGACCGCGTTGTTTTACGGACGAACGACTGCTTCTCGGGACAAATCCGGGGGGATCAGGATCTTGTGACTTCCATTGACTATGGAAAAATCAATCCGGCGACCGGCCCGATCTTCGTGGAAGGTGCGCTGCCGGGAGACGTATTGAAGGCGGAGATTATCCGCATTTCGCTTGACGGTCAAGGCGTTATCACGACGCTTCCGGACATCGGGACGTTAATTCACCATTCGGAAATCCGGTCGAAATTGGTGCAGATCAGAGAAGGAAGGCGCGTGCAGTTCTCAGGCAGGATTGAGTTCGAGTGCGCCCCGATGGTTGGTGTCATAGGCGTGGCTCCTTCGGAAGGCGAGGTCGCTTGCGGGCATCCCGGCCGGCATGGCGGGAATCTGGACTCGAGCTGCATCGCTGAAGGATCGAGTGTGTATCTGCCCGTATTCGTTCCCGGCGCGTTGTTCGGGCTTGGCGATCTCCACGCCTCCATGGGCGACGGGGAAATATGCGGAACCGGAGTGGAAATCGCCGGAGAAGTCGAGGTTCGCTTAACTGTCCTGAAGGGCGCGCAGCTTGCCGCTCCTGTAGTCGAAACGAAGGATTCCTGGCATTCGATCGCAAGCGATCACGATGTCCTGGCTGCGATCCGGCAAGCGAGCGAAGACATGCAGAACATGATCGTCCAGCGCTGGGAGCTGACGCCGACGGATGCTTACTTGCTAATGGGCGCGGTAGGCGACGTGCAAATGAGCCAATGCTGCAAGCCTTGTCCGGTAGAGACGGTCGTTCGTGTACGCATGCCCAAGCTGGAAGGAATGCCCGGATTGGCCGAATAA
- the eutC gene encoding ethanolamine ammonia-lyase subunit EutC: MKDHEKLEELKKSTPARIGVGRAGARPLTHTMLQLRKDHAAAVDAVYGEVDESILQQLGLFTVETCYGNKVTYLKRPDLGRIITDEGMAVIRERCVKQPQIQIVVSDGLSADAITANILDVYPALLDSLRANDLTPGTSFYVKGGRVACMDHIGEVLQPDALVLLIGERPGLVTAQSMSAYMCYKPRKGTIESDRNVISNIHRGGTPPLEAAAHIGTMLKGMLERQTSGTNFF; encoded by the coding sequence ATGAAAGATCACGAGAAATTGGAGGAGCTAAAAAAGAGTACTCCGGCACGCATCGGGGTAGGGCGCGCGGGAGCCAGGCCGCTGACCCATACGATGCTGCAACTTCGGAAGGATCACGCCGCCGCCGTGGATGCCGTGTACGGGGAAGTGGATGAATCGATCCTGCAGCAGCTCGGATTGTTTACAGTGGAGACCTGCTACGGGAACAAGGTAACCTATTTGAAACGCCCGGATCTCGGACGCATCATTACAGACGAGGGCATGGCGGTTATTCGCGAAAGATGCGTCAAGCAGCCGCAAATCCAGATTGTCGTGTCAGACGGTTTAAGCGCCGATGCGATCACCGCGAACATCCTCGATGTGTATCCGGCCCTGCTCGATTCCTTGAGAGCCAATGATCTGACCCCGGGAACCTCATTTTATGTGAAAGGGGGGAGAGTTGCCTGCATGGACCACATTGGGGAGGTGCTGCAGCCGGATGCGCTGGTGCTCCTGATCGGCGAACGGCCCGGCCTCGTAACCGCCCAATCCATGAGCGCTTATATGTGTTACAAGCCCCGCAAAGGCACGATCGAATCGGACCGGAATGTCATCTCGAACATTCACAGGGGCGGGACGCCTCCTTTGGAGGCGGCAGCGCATATCGGCACGATGCTTAAAGGGATGCTGGAGCGTCAGACGAGCGGCACGAATTTTTTCTAA